Proteins encoded in a region of the Roseateles sp. SL47 genome:
- a CDS encoding DUF4347 domain-containing protein, whose amino-acid sequence MSRMATGVPDTSATGGRAMPMIMALEARLMFDASVAATAVAADVAVRDSSHDAAIDARPSTVATASATESSADTSSAQASTATRHDIVFVDNHVSNAQEIIQNLPAGTEVVMLDASKDGWAQMATYLNGRHDIDSISLISHGADGAVQAGSVWLTADTLASHADQLKAIGAALSEQGDLLLYGCKVAEGSAGQQLLNQIATLTSADVAGSTDNTGAAALGGDWTLERHTGAIEAPSLAGALGAYDALLAAPTYETFDAVTLPDDGGIRRYLLPGQDLTSNGWTLGMRDVNGNADGNSRLVVTNQQVDTVLADNAQDKALIMQGDYSTYAIVLKSTSGDEFNFHSITVEDFVSGNTQYQLVGYRDGVQVSGATLNFSMASYGTTVNGQVVSVTGTAWQYVDEVRIVYQNGQGGVSVALDDINVSAGIAPNAVPEISNLSGDGITYVEGAGPVKLDASQNALVTDTDSTDFDGGNLTVSIITNNAVMQDQLTIVNQGTNAGEIGVSGSNVTYGGITIGTFSGGTLGNSLVITFNANATPAAVQALVRDIAFNNISNDTVTGNRTVEFTLNDGDSVTSSASSNVTVNVQTVNDAPTLSASGNSPTYTENGAAVSLFSGTSISTIESSQSVKTLTINVSNVSDGASEVLNIDGTNVALFNGNSLTTSTLGLSVTVSVSGGVATVTMDKTSGISAANAQTLVNNLSYRDTSDAPTAGNRVVTLTSVRDTGGVSSGGSDTTVLLISSTVTVVAVNDAPILTTSGGSASFTAGDNTTSTPIAVDSGLTISDVDSTTLASATVAITGNFRSGEDQLLFTNNNSTLYGNISSSYNAATGVMTLSSAGNTATVAQWQAALRSVRYTDSAVTPDPSTRTISFVVNDGTDNSVTSTRLVTVSATDQTPIISNSGGSGLFTEGQGQTQVDPGLTVSDLDNATLSSATVQITGNFRSGEDLLQFTNTSSSVYGNILGNYDSATGVMTLSSAGGTATVAQWQAALRDVTYNNLSGTPDTSTRTVAFTISDGVKTSAAGTRTLTVVSVDIPPVLSTSGGSATFTEGNQVAGTPTVVDSGLTLSDADSPTLASATVAITGNFQAGADVLAFINTGYAQYGNIISSYDASTGVLSLSSAGATATAAQWQAALRSVSYRNTSDTPTTAARTVSFTISDGGASSTAVTRDVNVVPVDDTPVLSGGTDTPVFQELDGQAASPVAIAPGLTLTDSDSPTLVSATVAITGNLNSTEDLLAFTNADATQFGNISASYNASTGVLTLSSTGGTATAAQWQAALRSVTYNNSAEAPNTASRTVSITVNDGSTDSNTVSRTLTVVSTNDTPVNQTPVAVQHVFQDGSLVFGTAQGNAISISDADVGTGLVQVTLTASNGTLSLSGTNGLSFVVGSGTSDATMTFAGSLADINAALQGLSFAPTAGYHGAASLQITTDDLGNSGGPARTDTDTITLSVDQQFPVITGVNTAIPDGGYKVGDVITTTITFDQAVIVDASGGTPSLLLETGAIDRQAVYVSGSGSNTLTFSYVVQAGDTTARLDYASSAALALNGGSIRSATQFDAVLGLPTPGGGDSLAAQHAIQIDGVAPTVTGVQLPSAGTYVAGQTLDITVNYSEAVTVAGNGAAPRLAVTLDDGRVAYADYVSGSGSNALVFRFTVQAGQQAANGVTLAGSVDANGAVLRDAVGNAASTTLTGVGATSGIRVDAVTPTVSAITRLDGSATSGQPVRYQVTFSENVSGVDAADFSLSTTGNASAAVLGVTQVDARTYVVEVGQITGAGQVSLNLAAASTGIADTAGNALVANANGPAYAVAPVAPPPLPADPPAPAPAPTVIPVIAPYSPPVTFDAGPSLPSVEAPQASTLTGSDTSASNSLPVALGLSVPLQPNALERTITSPVPVMSDSTPRTDTAESASRNLAGLTAARGYTVSAGEPMRIALPIDTLSSLGRDGPVTVEVRLANGQPLPVWLKYDPVTNTLVGRAPAGMTQKLSIEVTVRDAKGQRVTNVVDVEIKANAGPRSAAPVESRTAAVEATPAREARLADAAPATTERNASEAGDGQAPAGRAGLAAQFNRHGHAAWQAERQQWEQFLDAAQHTTA is encoded by the coding sequence CTGTCGGAACAGGGCGACCTGCTGCTCTACGGCTGCAAGGTGGCCGAAGGCAGTGCCGGCCAGCAGTTGCTGAACCAGATTGCCACCCTCACCTCGGCGGATGTGGCCGGGTCCACTGACAACACTGGCGCCGCTGCACTCGGGGGCGACTGGACCCTGGAGCGCCATACCGGCGCCATCGAAGCCCCGAGCCTGGCTGGCGCTCTGGGCGCTTATGACGCCTTGCTGGCGGCCCCGACCTACGAGACCTTTGATGCGGTGACCCTGCCGGACGACGGCGGGATTCGCAGATACCTCCTGCCAGGCCAAGACTTGACCTCCAACGGCTGGACGCTGGGCATGCGCGATGTCAATGGCAATGCGGACGGAAACTCCCGGTTGGTTGTCACCAATCAGCAGGTCGACACCGTCCTGGCGGATAACGCCCAGGACAAGGCGCTCATCATGCAGGGCGACTACTCGACCTATGCGATCGTCTTGAAGTCCACCAGCGGTGACGAGTTCAACTTCCACTCCATCACGGTGGAGGACTTTGTCAGCGGTAATACGCAGTATCAGCTGGTGGGTTACCGGGATGGCGTTCAAGTCAGTGGCGCCACGCTGAACTTCAGCATGGCGTCCTACGGGACCACGGTGAACGGCCAGGTCGTGTCCGTGACAGGCACCGCCTGGCAATATGTGGATGAGGTGCGAATCGTCTACCAGAATGGGCAAGGAGGGGTGTCGGTCGCCCTCGACGACATCAACGTCTCGGCCGGCATTGCGCCCAATGCTGTCCCGGAGATTTCCAATCTCAGCGGAGATGGCATCACCTATGTGGAAGGAGCTGGCCCGGTCAAGCTCGACGCAAGCCAGAATGCCCTCGTCACAGATACCGACAGCACCGACTTCGACGGCGGCAACCTGACAGTGTCGATCATCACCAACAACGCGGTGATGCAAGACCAACTCACCATCGTCAACCAGGGCACCAACGCCGGCGAGATTGGTGTCTCGGGCAGCAATGTGACCTACGGCGGCATCACCATCGGCACCTTCTCGGGCGGCACCTTGGGCAACAGTCTGGTGATCACCTTCAACGCCAATGCGACGCCAGCCGCCGTTCAGGCGCTGGTGCGAGACATTGCCTTCAACAATATCTCCAACGACACGGTGACAGGCAACCGAACGGTGGAGTTCACGTTGAATGACGGCGATTCCGTCACCAGCAGTGCGTCCTCCAATGTCACGGTCAATGTGCAGACCGTCAACGACGCCCCCACACTGTCCGCATCCGGCAACTCCCCCACCTACACCGAGAACGGGGCTGCGGTGAGCCTGTTCAGTGGCACCTCGATCAGCACGATCGAAAGCAGCCAGAGTGTGAAGACGCTGACGATCAACGTCAGCAATGTGTCGGACGGTGCCAGTGAAGTGTTGAACATTGACGGCACCAATGTCGCTTTGTTCAATGGCAACAGCCTCACTACGTCCACGCTGGGCCTTTCGGTCACCGTGAGCGTCAGCGGCGGAGTGGCCACGGTGACCATGGACAAGACCTCCGGCATCAGCGCTGCCAATGCCCAGACTTTGGTCAATAACCTCAGCTATCGGGACACCAGCGATGCGCCCACCGCCGGGAATCGTGTGGTCACCCTGACCTCGGTGCGGGACACCGGCGGCGTGTCCAGCGGCGGATCCGACACCACCGTCCTGCTCATCAGTTCCACCGTGACCGTCGTTGCAGTGAACGATGCTCCCATTCTCACCACCTCCGGCGGCAGTGCCAGTTTCACTGCAGGCGACAACACCACCTCGACGCCCATCGCAGTGGATAGCGGACTGACGATTTCCGATGTGGACTCGACCACCCTGGCTTCAGCCACGGTGGCCATCACCGGCAACTTCCGCAGCGGCGAAGACCAACTCCTCTTCACCAACAACAACAGCACGCTGTATGGCAACATCAGCAGCAGCTACAACGCCGCCACCGGGGTGATGACGCTGTCCTCCGCCGGCAACACGGCCACCGTCGCCCAGTGGCAGGCGGCCCTGCGCTCGGTGCGCTATACCGATTCGGCGGTCACCCCGGACCCGTCCACCCGCACCATCAGCTTCGTGGTGAATGACGGCACCGACAACAGTGTGACGTCCACCCGTCTGGTGACCGTCTCCGCCACGGACCAGACCCCCATCATCAGCAACAGCGGTGGCAGCGGTCTGTTCACCGAAGGCCAGGGGCAGACCCAGGTGGATCCCGGGCTGACCGTGTCGGACCTGGACAACGCCACCCTCTCCTCCGCCACGGTGCAGATCACCGGCAACTTCCGCAGCGGCGAAGACCTGCTGCAATTCACCAACACCAGCAGTTCGGTCTACGGGAACATCCTTGGCAACTACGACTCCGCCACCGGGGTGATGACCTTGTCTTCTGCCGGCGGGACCGCCACCGTCGCCCAATGGCAAGCCGCGCTGCGCGACGTCACCTACAACAACCTCTCTGGCACCCCCGACACCAGCACCCGCACGGTGGCTTTCACCATCAGCGATGGGGTGAAGACCAGCGCTGCGGGGACGCGGACCCTGACGGTGGTGTCCGTGGACATTCCGCCGGTGTTGAGCACCTCCGGCGGCAGCGCCACCTTCACCGAAGGAAATCAGGTGGCGGGCACCCCAACGGTGGTGGATAGCGGTCTCACGCTGTCCGATGCCGACAGCCCCACCCTGGCCAGCGCCACGGTGGCCATCACCGGCAACTTCCAGGCCGGGGCGGACGTGCTGGCCTTCATCAACACAGGCTACGCGCAGTACGGCAACATCATCTCGAGCTACGACGCATCGACGGGTGTGCTGTCGCTCAGCTCGGCCGGCGCCACGGCCACGGCCGCGCAATGGCAGGCGGCCCTGCGTTCCGTCAGCTACAGGAACACGTCGGACACGCCGACCACCGCCGCGCGGACGGTCAGCTTCACCATCAGTGACGGCGGCGCCAGCAGCACCGCCGTCACCCGGGATGTGAACGTGGTGCCGGTGGACGACACCCCGGTCCTCTCCGGGGGCACTGACACGCCGGTATTCCAGGAACTCGACGGCCAGGCCGCCTCGCCCGTTGCCATCGCCCCAGGTCTCACCCTCACGGACAGCGACAGCCCGACGCTGGTGAGCGCTACGGTCGCCATCACCGGCAACCTGAACAGTACCGAGGACCTGCTGGCCTTCACCAATGCCGATGCCACGCAGTTCGGCAACATCAGCGCCAGCTACAACGCTTCGACCGGTGTGCTGACGCTGAGCTCGACCGGCGGCACCGCCACGGCCGCGCAATGGCAGGCGGCCCTGCGCTCCGTCACCTACAACAACAGCGCGGAAGCCCCCAACACCGCCAGCCGCACCGTGAGCATCACGGTGAATGACGGCAGCACCGACAGCAACACGGTCAGCCGCACGCTGACCGTGGTCAGCACCAACGACACACCGGTCAATCAGACCCCGGTGGCTGTGCAGCATGTCTTCCAGGACGGCAGCCTGGTCTTCGGCACGGCCCAGGGCAATGCCATCTCGATCAGCGACGCCGACGTCGGCACCGGCCTGGTGCAGGTCACCCTCACCGCCAGCAACGGCACCCTGAGCCTCTCCGGCACCAATGGTCTGAGCTTTGTGGTGGGCAGCGGGACCTCCGACGCCACGATGACCTTCGCCGGCAGCCTGGCCGACATCAATGCAGCGCTGCAGGGCCTGAGCTTTGCACCAACGGCCGGCTATCACGGGGCCGCCAGTCTGCAGATCACCACCGACGATCTGGGGAACAGCGGTGGGCCGGCACGCACCGACACCGATACGATCACGCTGAGCGTCGACCAGCAATTCCCGGTGATCACTGGCGTCAACACCGCCATTCCGGACGGTGGCTACAAGGTGGGTGATGTCATCACCACCACCATCACCTTCGACCAGGCGGTGATCGTGGATGCGTCTGGTGGCACCCCCAGCCTGCTGCTGGAAACCGGCGCAATCGACCGTCAGGCGGTGTATGTGTCCGGCTCCGGCTCCAACACGCTGACCTTCAGCTATGTGGTGCAGGCGGGCGACACCACGGCGCGGCTGGACTATGCCTCGTCGGCCGCCCTGGCCCTCAATGGCGGCAGCATCCGCAGTGCGACCCAGTTTGACGCGGTGCTGGGCCTGCCGACCCCGGGCGGTGGCGACTCGCTGGCCGCCCAGCATGCCATTCAGATCGACGGCGTGGCGCCCACCGTGACCGGTGTGCAGTTGCCGTCCGCTGGCACCTACGTGGCCGGCCAGACGCTGGACATCACCGTCAACTACAGTGAAGCCGTCACCGTGGCGGGCAACGGCGCGGCCCCACGCCTGGCCGTCACCCTGGATGACGGCCGCGTGGCTTATGCGGACTATGTTTCCGGCTCCGGCAGCAATGCGCTGGTGTTCCGCTTCACCGTGCAGGCGGGCCAGCAAGCCGCCAACGGTGTGACCCTGGCTGGCAGCGTGGATGCCAACGGTGCGGTGCTGCGTGATGCGGTGGGCAATGCAGCCTCCACCACCTTGACTGGCGTTGGTGCCACCAGCGGCATCCGTGTGGATGCCGTCACCCCGACCGTGTCGGCCATCACCCGCCTCGACGGCAGCGCCACCTCCGGCCAGCCGGTGCGCTACCAGGTCACGTTCTCGGAAAACGTGTCTGGCGTGGATGCGGCGGACTTCAGCCTGAGTACCACCGGCAACGCCAGCGCGGCGGTGCTGGGAGTCACGCAGGTGGACGCACGCACCTATGTGGTGGAAGTGGGCCAGATCACGGGGGCGGGTCAGGTCAGCCTGAACCTTGCAGCCGCCTCAACCGGCATTGCGGACACCGCGGGCAATGCGCTGGTGGCCAATGCCAATGGACCGGCCTATGCCGTGGCCCCGGTGGCCCCACCGCCCCTGCCAGCCGACCCTCCAGCCCCGGCGCCTGCGCCCACCGTGATTCCGGTGATCGCGCCCTATTCGCCTCCGGTCACCTTCGATGCCGGTCCATCGTTGCCGAGTGTGGAAGCGCCCCAGGCTTCGACCTTGACCGGCAGCGACACCAGTGCCTCCAACTCCCTGCCGGTGGCGCTCGGACTGAGCGTGCCCCTGCAGCCCAACGCACTGGAGCGGACGATCACCTCACCCGTCCCGGTGATGTCGGACAGCACCCCGCGTACCGACACCGCCGAGTCCGCATCTCGCAACCTGGCCGGTCTGACTGCCGCCAGAGGCTATACCGTCTCCGCCGGCGAGCCGATGCGGATTGCCCTGCCGATCGACACCCTGTCCAGCCTCGGCCGCGATGGCCCGGTCACGGTCGAGGTGCGACTGGCCAACGGACAGCCGCTGCCCGTGTGGCTGAAGTACGACCCCGTCACCAACACCCTGGTGGGACGCGCACCGGCCGGCATGACCCAGAAGCTGTCGATTGAGGTGACGGTACGTGATGCCAAGGGCCAGCGCGTCACGAATGTGGTGGATGTGGAGATCAAGGCCAATGCCGGCCCGCGCAGCGCAGCACCGGTGGAATCGCGCACGGCGGCGGTTGAGGCGACGCCGGCGCGCGAGGCACGGCTGGCCGATGCCGCACCGGCCACAACCGAACGCAACGCCAGCGAAGCCGGTGACGGGCAAGCCCCCGCCGGCCGTGCAGGCCTGGCCGCCCAATTCAACCGCCATGGCCATGCCGCCTGGCAAGCCGAGCGTCAGCAGTGGGAGCAATTCCTGGACGCCGCGCAACACACGACGGCTTGA
- a CDS encoding TolC family protein produces the protein MEKLPRRSSLALAVMAVVAVGLSGCAVAPQALTAEERQSLIQADRQMLTTEQEPIQGPISLEEAMARAIKYNLDHRVKLMEAAVAQRQLDLSRSDLLPKLALSAGYNWRDSELASSSRSVLSGQQSLEPSTSSDRERNTADLTLSWNVLDFGVSYFGARQQADRVLVAEERRRKVLHLLMQQTAQAYWQAAGAQMLEGKIDPVLEMSRRALEDSRKVEVEKLRSPLEALNYQRQLLDIVRQLEAVRDELAQAKPRLSAIMNLEPGKSFTVQMPTSMQAPRITLPATGMEEAALLRRPELVEAQYNERIGVLETRKALARLMPGLEFSVGGHYDSNSFLVNRQWGDAGLRVSWNLFNVLNASNIRGMAQAQLDLVRQQRLALNMAVLTQVHVARLDYQGRLRQFELTEQLNGVEQRILGYTRNAASANSQGKLEEIRASASAMMSELRLYQTYGALQGAYSQLVATLGLDPLPQSVSGHDLKSLGEAVKASEQNWTKTMNPEGGA, from the coding sequence ATGGAAAAACTCCCCCGCCGTAGCTCACTGGCCCTGGCTGTGATGGCCGTCGTGGCTGTCGGATTGAGCGGCTGCGCCGTGGCACCGCAGGCCCTGACGGCGGAGGAACGGCAGAGCCTGATCCAGGCGGACCGCCAGATGCTGACCACCGAGCAAGAGCCCATCCAGGGCCCGATCTCGCTGGAGGAGGCGATGGCACGCGCCATCAAGTACAACCTCGACCATCGCGTCAAGCTGATGGAAGCCGCCGTGGCCCAGCGCCAGCTGGACCTCTCGCGCAGCGACCTGCTGCCCAAGCTGGCCCTGTCCGCCGGCTACAACTGGCGCGACAGCGAACTCGCGTCCTCCTCGCGCAGCGTGCTGAGCGGCCAGCAGTCCCTGGAACCTTCCACCTCCTCGGACCGTGAGCGCAATACCGCCGACCTGACCCTGAGCTGGAACGTGCTGGACTTCGGCGTCAGCTACTTTGGTGCCCGCCAGCAGGCAGACCGGGTGCTGGTGGCCGAGGAGCGCCGCCGCAAGGTGCTGCACCTGCTGATGCAGCAGACCGCACAGGCCTACTGGCAGGCGGCCGGTGCGCAGATGCTCGAAGGCAAGATCGATCCTGTACTGGAGATGTCCCGCCGTGCGCTGGAGGACTCGCGCAAGGTCGAAGTGGAAAAGCTCCGCTCACCGCTGGAAGCGCTGAACTATCAGCGCCAACTGCTGGACATCGTGCGTCAGCTGGAAGCCGTGCGGGACGAACTGGCCCAGGCCAAGCCGCGTCTGTCCGCCATCATGAATCTGGAGCCCGGCAAGAGCTTCACCGTGCAGATGCCGACGTCCATGCAGGCGCCCCGCATCACCCTGCCGGCCACCGGCATGGAAGAAGCGGCCCTGCTGCGTCGCCCGGAACTGGTTGAAGCCCAATACAACGAACGCATCGGCGTACTGGAAACCCGCAAGGCCCTGGCCCGTCTGATGCCTGGCCTGGAATTCAGCGTCGGTGGCCATTACGACAGCAACAGCTTCCTGGTGAACCGCCAGTGGGGCGATGCCGGGCTGCGAGTGAGCTGGAACCTGTTCAATGTGCTGAACGCGAGCAACATCCGTGGCATGGCCCAGGCGCAACTGGACCTGGTGCGCCAGCAACGCCTGGCCCTGAACATGGCCGTGCTGACCCAGGTGCATGTGGCCCGCCTGGACTACCAGGGCCGCCTGCGTCAGTTTGAACTGACCGAGCAGCTCAATGGTGTGGAGCAACGCATTCTGGGCTACACCCGCAATGCCGCCTCCGCCAACAGCCAGGGCAAGCTGGAAGAAATCCGTGCGTCGGCCTCCGCGATGATGTCCGAGCTGCGTCTGTACCAGACCTATGGTGCGCTGCAAGGCGCCTACAGCCAGTTGGTGGCCACGCTGGGTCTGGACCCGCTGCCGCAATCGGTGTCGGGCCATGACCTCAAGAGCCTCGGCGAAGCCGTGAAGGCTTCGGAACAGAACTGGACGAAGACCATGAATCCCGAGGGCGGCGCATGA
- a CDS encoding efflux RND transporter periplasmic adaptor subunit produces MTVRRDGQVGQLALGIIVTSLMAVTQLPVHAQAAAPAGAAADKEGRIRTQLNARNSVTIAAEIPARVATLRLREGDAFRAGDLLVGLDCSLHLSQQRKAEAAVEAASAVVASNQRLAELNSIGALEVQQGQARLKEAQAELAGNRLLVNRCNITAPFAGRVAKRHVAAHQFVSPGNPVLDIIDTGQLEVQMIVPSRWLAWLRPGAAFQVDVEELGKRYPARVQRMGAQIDPVSQTVAVFGVMDGNQPGLLPGMSGWAVFPGHP; encoded by the coding sequence ATGACGGTTCGCAGGGATGGCCAGGTCGGGCAGTTGGCCCTGGGCATCATTGTCACCAGCCTCATGGCGGTGACACAGCTACCCGTCCACGCACAGGCCGCGGCGCCCGCAGGCGCTGCGGCGGACAAAGAAGGTCGGATCCGCACCCAGCTCAATGCACGCAACTCAGTGACCATCGCCGCCGAGATTCCGGCGCGTGTGGCCACCTTGCGCCTGCGGGAAGGGGATGCCTTTCGCGCCGGCGACCTGCTGGTGGGGCTGGATTGCTCGCTGCATCTCAGCCAGCAGCGCAAGGCGGAAGCCGCCGTGGAGGCGGCCAGTGCCGTCGTGGCGTCCAACCAGCGGCTGGCTGAGCTCAATTCCATTGGCGCGCTGGAGGTCCAGCAGGGCCAGGCGCGGTTGAAGGAAGCGCAGGCCGAACTGGCGGGCAACCGCCTGCTGGTCAACCGCTGCAACATCACCGCACCGTTTGCCGGCCGCGTGGCCAAGCGCCATGTCGCCGCCCACCAGTTCGTCTCGCCCGGCAACCCGGTGCTGGACATCATCGACACCGGCCAGCTGGAGGTGCAGATGATCGTGCCGTCACGCTGGCTGGCGTGGCTGCGTCCGGGTGCCGCCTTCCAGGTGGATGTGGAGGAGCTGGGCAAACGGTACCCGGCCCGGGTGCAGCGCATGGGCGCGCAGATCGATCCGGTGAGCCAGACGGTCGCCGTGTTCGGTGTCATGGACGGGAACCAACCCGGGCTGCTGCCGGGCATGAGCGGCTGGGCCGTGTTCCCCGGTCATCCGTGA
- a CDS encoding efflux RND transporter periplasmic adaptor subunit, which translates to MTAPERSAPLVSLLQLQRRARQAATPQALGFVAVNETLQLVPYRQAALWTASGLGQVAAVSGPPLPDPQAPYVQWLGQLFRHLMREQAPAGELQPDTLPETLCADWREWLPAHVLWLPLPAHDRPAAAGLLLAREAPWAAHEVGLLTELAHAYGHALDALQPRRPWREGLGSFLRRARTRRWLAVGMLAVCLCPVRLTALAQAEVVPSEPFMVRAPLDGVIDRFDVRPNQAVQAGTPLFSLDTTALRARMEVARKAVDTAQEEYRQSAQAAVTNDKTRADLVLRRGKVQEKTVELDYTAEQLARVQVKADRAGIAVFADANDWVGKAVTLGERVLLVADPARVELVAWMPAADRLPVAPGDTLTLHPQGSPLQSFEAQVLTVAYRAEPTREGFMAYRIKAAFTPGQTLPRIGQLGSARVHGGWAPLAYVALRRPLSTARQWLGW; encoded by the coding sequence ATGACTGCGCCGGAGCGTTCGGCACCGCTGGTCAGCCTGCTGCAACTGCAGCGCCGGGCTCGCCAGGCCGCCACCCCGCAAGCCCTGGGCTTTGTGGCGGTGAATGAAACCCTGCAATTGGTGCCTTACAGGCAGGCGGCCTTGTGGACCGCCTCCGGGCTGGGCCAGGTCGCCGCCGTCTCCGGCCCGCCCTTGCCGGACCCTCAAGCGCCTTATGTCCAGTGGCTGGGGCAGTTGTTCCGCCATCTGATGCGCGAGCAGGCGCCGGCCGGCGAACTGCAGCCAGACACGCTCCCGGAGACGCTGTGCGCCGATTGGCGGGAGTGGCTGCCGGCCCATGTCTTGTGGTTGCCCCTGCCTGCCCACGACCGCCCCGCCGCTGCCGGCCTGCTGCTGGCGCGCGAGGCCCCATGGGCCGCCCATGAAGTGGGCCTATTGACTGAACTGGCCCATGCCTACGGCCATGCGCTTGATGCCTTGCAACCCCGTCGCCCCTGGCGCGAGGGGCTGGGCAGCTTCCTGCGCCGCGCCCGCACTCGCCGCTGGTTGGCCGTGGGGATGCTGGCGGTCTGCCTCTGCCCGGTGCGGCTGACCGCCCTGGCCCAGGCGGAGGTGGTCCCGTCCGAGCCCTTCATGGTGCGGGCGCCGCTGGATGGCGTGATCGACCGATTCGACGTGCGGCCCAATCAGGCCGTGCAAGCCGGCACGCCGCTCTTCAGCCTGGACACCACCGCCTTGCGGGCCCGCATGGAAGTGGCCCGCAAGGCGGTCGACACGGCGCAGGAGGAATACCGCCAATCCGCACAGGCGGCGGTGACCAATGACAAGACCCGCGCCGACCTGGTGCTGCGACGCGGCAAGGTCCAGGAAAAGACGGTGGAGCTGGACTACACCGCCGAACAACTGGCCCGCGTGCAGGTCAAGGCCGACCGTGCCGGCATTGCCGTGTTTGCCGACGCCAACGACTGGGTCGGCAAGGCGGTCACGCTCGGCGAGCGGGTGCTGCTGGTGGCGGACCCCGCACGGGTCGAACTGGTGGCCTGGATGCCGGCGGCCGACCGGCTGCCGGTGGCCCCTGGCGATACGCTGACGCTGCACCCCCAAGGCTCGCCGCTGCAGTCGTTTGAAGCCCAAGTGCTGACGGTGGCCTACCGCGCCGAACCCACGCGTGAAGGCTTCATGGCCTATCGCATCAAAGCTGCGTTCACACCCGGACAGACCCTGCCCCGCATCGGGCAGCTGGGCAGTGCCCGTGTGCATGGGGGGTGGGCGCCGCTGGCCTATGTGGCCCTGCGGCGGCCACTATCAACGGCGCGACAATGGCTGGGCTGGTGA